The Chitinophaga niabensis genome segment TGATATTATCAAAAATAACCTGCGCCCTTACCATGAGTATTATCCTATACCGGATAAGGAAGTGGTGCGTTCAGGCGGTATCTTAACTAATCCTGCGTATAAATAGTACACACTATGAAATATATTCTTTGTATTGCGATGGCCATCACATCCATCTCAAACCTTAAAGCACAAACACTAAAGGTGCTGAGCTATAACATCCTGGAGGGAATGAAAACGGATACCTCCAAAGGAAAACAACTCTTTGTGGAATGGGTGAAAGATAAGGCCCCGGACGTGCTGGCCTTACAGGAATGCAACGGATTCACACAACAAACGCTGGAGGCGCTGGCTGCATCTTATGGCCATAACTATGCCGTGATCGTTAAAGAAAACGGATACCCTACAGGTGTAACCTCCCGTTTCCCGATAGTGGATATCCGGAAAGTGAATGAAAACATGACCCATGGTTTTATTACAGCCAGCATCAATGGTTATAACTTTTGTATCCTGCACCTGAACCCGCATAAACACCTGAAAAGAAGAAGTGAAATAGCACAGGTGCTGGAAACACTGCGGTTACAGCATGGAGATAAGAACTGGCTGATGATGGGCGATTTTAATTCTTTATCTCCTTTAGATAGTCATCGTGTGGCACAAACCAATTTTGTACAGCGTCAGCTGGAGGCATCCCTGAAGAACCCCAATATCAGCAATCTCGCAAACGGAGCGGTGGATTACCAGGTGCAGCAAAGCATCCTGCAGGCCGGTTATGTGGATGCGGGTTTAACATATGACAGAACAGTACAGAAAGAGACCGGCAAAAGCGGGATCCTTTCCAATACCCGCATAGACTATATCTACCTGAGTAAAGACCTCGCAAAGAAGCTGCAATATTGCAAATTCATTTACGACGACTTTACGGCAAAGTATTCCGATCACAAGCCCATCACCATGGAGCTCAAAAAATAAAGTATGCAACGCTATATATTATTCCTGCTTATACTTATTACGGCCTGCAGAAAAGAAGAAGAGCGCAGGTTCTCCACCGAACTGGCTGTTGATTCAAGGATAGTAAGGTTAAACGCTGCGCCTGATACCACACGTATTATTGTATACGCTGATGGTGACTGGAAAATGGAAACCGCAGAAGAAGCAGACTGGATCAAGGTGCAAACTGCTTCCGGCAGCGGTAAAGGAGATGCGCTGGTAGCCGTAACAGATAACGCAGATAAACTGCCGCGTATGATGAAACTGATCGTACGGAGCAAAAGCAAAACAGATACCATCCAGTTACAGCAAAGAGGCTTAGTGCCGGCTATTGTGATCAACGATACCACTGCACAAAGCATAGCCAATGGCGGTATCCTGAAAACACCCATTACCACCAATGTTCCGCTGGATAAAATGGAAGTGAGTTATCAATACGATGCAACCGGCCAGGTGAACTGGATCTCCCGGCTGCAGATCACGGATGGATATTTATACTTTACGGTAGATACGAACAAAACAACAGCAGAGCGTACCGCTTTTATCAGGCTTAGTTACCTAGATGCGCTCGGTACTACCGTAAAAGATTCCATTCGGGTAAAACAATACCTGGGCATGAGCTATAAAGATGCAGTGGCCAAAGACTTCGCTTATGTGAAACAAACACTGGCTGCAGGCCTGATAGAGGAGAATATATATGTGGAAGGGGTAGTGGTTAGTGATAAAGGGCATCCTAATATCGCTAAGAACCAGAACAGCGCTGCCAATAAACATAACCTGGATAAAACAGACAATGCTATTTCTGTATACGTGCAAAGCCCGGATGGCAAAAGCGGCTTGTATTTTAAAACAAAAACACCCGGAGAGAACATCTTTAATTTTAATGACCGCGTAAAGATCTGGCTAAAAGGCACCACGCTTGCTAAGCTCACTAATCCCGGCAGAGCAGTGATCTCCGGTGTAACGGTAACCAATATCATGCAGAAAGATGGTCAGTCGGTTCCCTTATTGCCCCGCGAAAAATACATGAATGAACTGACGGACGAAGACCTCTACACCTACGTTAAACTTAAGGATGTAGAGCTCTCTATCCCTTTCGGTGCATTTACCAACATCAACGAAGGTTACACGGCCAGGATGGATTGTTATCCTGCCAGCATCCGGGATATCCGCGGTAACAGCATGTATATGCTCACCAACCTGGATGTACCTTACCGCAGGGATGGCAATGCCGTACCACAGGGGAGTGGCAGTATCACCGGTATTATTGTATCTGAAACTTACGAGCGTTATGGCGGCAATATAGGAAAGTATGCTATCCGCCACCTGAAACGCAGCGATATTGACCTGAAGGCAGACAGGAATAATGGGTTCTCCAAAGTACTGGTAGAATGGAGCCGTTTCAAAAATGAATATGCTGCTACACCTACCCTTGCGGCAAATCCCTTAACGCCGGATATCGGCGAAGGAAAGATCACACAAAGCGCAAAAACCGCTATGGACTTTACAGCCAATGGCCTCTATACTACCACCGACTATAATGGCCTCCTGCAGGAAAGCGCCACCGTGAAAGGAGCAGTTACCAATGGTGGCTGGGGCAGCAAGAGCTGGTGGAATACCACCACTAACAAAGGTGAGTATTGGGAGATAGCTGTGTCTACCGCAGGCGTTAGTCAGCCGATCTCTTTGCAGATAGATGGTAATGTGGACATTGGCGGGCCAAGGAACTTTGTGGTGGAATGGTCAGATAAGAATGACGGAAGCGCAGTATGGAACCAGGTGAGCACCTTCACATTTGAGGATGTAGCGAACTTTTCCAATACGCTCTTAACACAGGTAGCCGGTTACAAAGCCCTCAACTTCCAGTTCCCGCAGGCTGCGAGTGGGCTGGCTAATCTGTACATCCGTTTAAGGGTAGCGGATAAAACGGCGGG includes the following:
- a CDS encoding endonuclease/exonuclease/phosphatase family protein codes for the protein MKYILCIAMAITSISNLKAQTLKVLSYNILEGMKTDTSKGKQLFVEWVKDKAPDVLALQECNGFTQQTLEALAASYGHNYAVIVKENGYPTGVTSRFPIVDIRKVNENMTHGFITASINGYNFCILHLNPHKHLKRRSEIAQVLETLRLQHGDKNWLMMGDFNSLSPLDSHRVAQTNFVQRQLEASLKNPNISNLANGAVDYQVQQSILQAGYVDAGLTYDRTVQKETGKSGILSNTRIDYIYLSKDLAKKLQYCKFIYDDFTAKYSDHKPITMELKK
- a CDS encoding BACON domain-containing protein, with protein sequence MQRYILFLLILITACRKEEERRFSTELAVDSRIVRLNAAPDTTRIIVYADGDWKMETAEEADWIKVQTASGSGKGDALVAVTDNADKLPRMMKLIVRSKSKTDTIQLQQRGLVPAIVINDTTAQSIANGGILKTPITTNVPLDKMEVSYQYDATGQVNWISRLQITDGYLYFTVDTNKTTAERTAFIRLSYLDALGTTVKDSIRVKQYLGMSYKDAVAKDFAYVKQTLAAGLIEENIYVEGVVVSDKGHPNIAKNQNSAANKHNLDKTDNAISVYVQSPDGKSGLYFKTKTPGENIFNFNDRVKIWLKGTTLAKLTNPGRAVISGVTVTNIMQKDGQSVPLLPREKYMNELTDEDLYTYVKLKDVELSIPFGAFTNINEGYTARMDCYPASIRDIRGNSMYMLTNLDVPYRRDGNAVPQGSGSITGIIVSETYERYGGNIGKYAIRHLKRSDIDLKADRNNGFSKVLVEWSRFKNEYAATPTLAANPLTPDIGEGKITQSAKTAMDFTANGLYTTTDYNGLLQESATVKGAVTNGGWGSKSWWNTTTNKGEYWEIAVSTAGVSQPISLQIDGNVDIGGPRNFVVEWSDKNDGSAVWNQVSTFTFEDVANFSNTLLTQVAGYKALNFQFPQAASGLANLYIRLRVADKTAGTATSPTGGTLTAATACRLVHVSIKYNK